One window of Falco cherrug isolate bFalChe1 chromosome W, bFalChe1.pri, whole genome shotgun sequence genomic DNA carries:
- the LOC129734147 gene encoding mesoderm induction early response protein 3-like isoform X3, giving the protein MLVHDYDDERTLEEEEEMMEENKNFSSEIEDLEKEGNMPLEDLLAFYGYEPAIPVMATSSVDSSPSELADELPDMTLDKEEIAKDLLSGDDEETQSSADDLTPSVTSHEATNFFPRPLRSNTTCDGDKESDGEDVEADSGNSSEELRKEIMIGLQYQAEIPPYLGRYSDNEKAYENEDHLLWKPDVISESKVKEYLFETSLRTGNENMIGRIPEGLHTRDNEQALYELLKSSHNVKEAIERYCSNGKASQEEMTAWTEEECRSFEHALLIYGKDFHLIQKNKVRTRTVAECVAFYYMWKKSERYDYFAQQTRFGKKRYNHHPGVTDYMDRLVDETEALGGAVHSSALTSNTRTETIPDQQLNILNSITANEFTALTNSVVTACHTSDVNCLDDAFPPMDSLPRAPVNHVPVGTEELLNLPSNGESDCFNLFETGFYHSELNTMNMCSEETERPAKRLKMGIAVPESYMNDVSVNNLGLDFENHTRHITSAKMAVSVAEFSSLSANETNGFINTHTLHQHTALHSE; this is encoded by the exons ATGCTGGTACATGATTATGATGATGAGCGAACTcttgaagaggaggaggaaatgatggaagaaaacaaaaatttcagcTCTGAAATTGAAGATTTAGAAAAG GAAGGAAACATGCCATTGGAAGACTTACTGGCATTCTATGGCTATGAACCCGCAATTCCAGTTATGGCCACTTCCAGTGTGGATAGCTCTCCAAGTGAACTTGCAGATGAACTTCCAGATATGACTCTAGATAAA GAGGAAATAGCTAAAGACCTCTTGTCGGGTGATGATGAAGAAACACAGTCCTCTGCTGACGACTTGACGCCATCAGTTACTTCACATGAGGCTACCAACTTCTTTCCTCGGCCATTAAGAT CAAACACTACGTGTGATGGAGATAAGGAATCGGATGGTGAAGACGTAGAGGCAGACAGTGGTAATTCATCTGAAGAGTTGAGAAAG GAAATCATGATTGGTTTGCAGTATCAGGCTGAAATTCCACCTTACCTTGGCAGATACAGTGATAATGAAAAGG CCTATGAAAATGAAGACCATTTACTCTGGAAACCTGATGTGATCTCAGAAAGTAAAGTTAAAGAATACCTTTTTGAAACCTCCTTAAgaacaggaaatgaaaacatgatTGGTAGAATTCCTGAAGGACTACATACACGGGACAATGAACAA GCACTATATGAACTTCTCAAAAGTAGCCATAATGTTAAAGAAGCAATTGAGAGATACTGCTCAAATGGAAAGGCATCTCAGG AAGAGATGACAGCATGGACAGAAGAAGAATGCAGAAGCTTTGAACATGCACTTCTGATTTATGGAAAAGACTTTCATCTCATACAGAAAAACAAG GTAAGAACCAGAACAGTTGCCGAGTGTGTGGCTTTCTATTACATGTGGAAGAAGTCAGAACGTTATGATTACTTTGCTCAGCAAACAAGATTTGGAAAGAAGAGATATAACCATCATCCAGGAGTTAC GGACTACATGGATCGTTTGGTAGATGAAACAGAAGCTCTTGGTGGAGCAGTACATTCTTCAGCCTTAACATCTAATACTCGAACAGAAACCATTCCTGATCAACAGCTAAACATTCTGAACTCTATCACTGCCAATGAGTTCACAG CATTGACAAACAGTGTAGTTACAGCCTGCCACACTTCAGATGTGAACTGCCTAGATGATGCCTTTCCTCCTATGGACAGCTTACCCCGAGCACCAGTTAATCATGTGCCTGTTGGAACAGAAGAATTGCTTAACTTGCCTAGTAATGGTGAAAgtgattgttttaatttatttgagaCTGGCTTTTATCATTCAGAGCTAAACACAATGAACATGTGCAGTGAGGAGACAGAAAGACCTGCAAAACGATTGAAAATGGGAATTGCTGTCCCAGAATCTTACATGAATGATGTCTCTGTAAATAACCTTGGTTTGGACTTTGAGAACCACACACGCCATATTACCAGTGCCAAAATGGCTGTTTCGGTGGCTGAATTCAGCAGTCTatctgcaaatgaaacaaatggtTTTATCAATACCCACACTCTTCACCAACATACTGCCCTTCACTCAGAATGA
- the LOC129734147 gene encoding mesoderm induction early response protein 3-like isoform X2: MAEASFGSSSPVGSLSSEDHDFDPSAEMLVHDYDDERTLEEEEEMMEENKNFSSEIEDLEKEGNMPLEDLLAFYGYEPAIPVMATSSVDSSPSELADELPDMTLDKEEIAKDLLSGDDEETQSSADDLTPSVTSHEATNFFPRPLRSNTTCDGDKESDGEDVEADSGNSSEELRKEIMIGLQYQAEIPPYLGRYSDNEKAYENEDHLLWKPDVISESKVKEYLFETSLRTGNENMIGRIPEGLHTRDNEQALYELLKSSHNVKEAIERYCSNGKASQEMTAWTEEECRSFEHALLIYGKDFHLIQKNKVRTRTVAECVAFYYMWKKSERYDYFAQQTRFGKKRYNHHPGVTDYMDRLVDETEALGGAVHSSALTSNTRTETIPDQQLNILNSITANEFTALTNSVVTACHTSDVNCLDDAFPPMDSLPRAPVNHVPVGTEELLNLPSNGESDCFNLFETGFYHSELNTMNMCSEETERPAKRLKMGIAVPESYMNDVSVNNLGLDFENHTRHITSAKMAVSVAEFSSLSANETNGFINTHTLHQHTALHSE, translated from the exons ATGGCGGAG GCTTCCTTTGGGAGTTCGAGCCCAG ttgGCTCTTTATCGTCTGAGGATCATGACTTTGACCCTTCTGCTGAAATGCTGGTACATGATTATGATGATGAGCGAACTcttgaagaggaggaggaaatgatggaagaaaacaaaaatttcagcTCTGAAATTGAAGATTTAGAAAAG GAAGGAAACATGCCATTGGAAGACTTACTGGCATTCTATGGCTATGAACCCGCAATTCCAGTTATGGCCACTTCCAGTGTGGATAGCTCTCCAAGTGAACTTGCAGATGAACTTCCAGATATGACTCTAGATAAA GAGGAAATAGCTAAAGACCTCTTGTCGGGTGATGATGAAGAAACACAGTCCTCTGCTGACGACTTGACGCCATCAGTTACTTCACATGAGGCTACCAACTTCTTTCCTCGGCCATTAAGAT CAAACACTACGTGTGATGGAGATAAGGAATCGGATGGTGAAGACGTAGAGGCAGACAGTGGTAATTCATCTGAAGAGTTGAGAAAG GAAATCATGATTGGTTTGCAGTATCAGGCTGAAATTCCACCTTACCTTGGCAGATACAGTGATAATGAAAAGG CCTATGAAAATGAAGACCATTTACTCTGGAAACCTGATGTGATCTCAGAAAGTAAAGTTAAAGAATACCTTTTTGAAACCTCCTTAAgaacaggaaatgaaaacatgatTGGTAGAATTCCTGAAGGACTACATACACGGGACAATGAACAA GCACTATATGAACTTCTCAAAAGTAGCCATAATGTTAAAGAAGCAATTGAGAGATACTGCTCAAATGGAAAGGCATCTCAGG AGATGACAGCATGGACAGAAGAAGAATGCAGAAGCTTTGAACATGCACTTCTGATTTATGGAAAAGACTTTCATCTCATACAGAAAAACAAG GTAAGAACCAGAACAGTTGCCGAGTGTGTGGCTTTCTATTACATGTGGAAGAAGTCAGAACGTTATGATTACTTTGCTCAGCAAACAAGATTTGGAAAGAAGAGATATAACCATCATCCAGGAGTTAC GGACTACATGGATCGTTTGGTAGATGAAACAGAAGCTCTTGGTGGAGCAGTACATTCTTCAGCCTTAACATCTAATACTCGAACAGAAACCATTCCTGATCAACAGCTAAACATTCTGAACTCTATCACTGCCAATGAGTTCACAG CATTGACAAACAGTGTAGTTACAGCCTGCCACACTTCAGATGTGAACTGCCTAGATGATGCCTTTCCTCCTATGGACAGCTTACCCCGAGCACCAGTTAATCATGTGCCTGTTGGAACAGAAGAATTGCTTAACTTGCCTAGTAATGGTGAAAgtgattgttttaatttatttgagaCTGGCTTTTATCATTCAGAGCTAAACACAATGAACATGTGCAGTGAGGAGACAGAAAGACCTGCAAAACGATTGAAAATGGGAATTGCTGTCCCAGAATCTTACATGAATGATGTCTCTGTAAATAACCTTGGTTTGGACTTTGAGAACCACACACGCCATATTACCAGTGCCAAAATGGCTGTTTCGGTGGCTGAATTCAGCAGTCTatctgcaaatgaaacaaatggtTTTATCAATACCCACACTCTTCACCAACATACTGCCCTTCACTCAGAATGA
- the LOC129734147 gene encoding mesoderm induction early response protein 3-like isoform X1, producing MAEASFGSSSPVGSLSSEDHDFDPSAEMLVHDYDDERTLEEEEEMMEENKNFSSEIEDLEKEGNMPLEDLLAFYGYEPAIPVMATSSVDSSPSELADELPDMTLDKEEIAKDLLSGDDEETQSSADDLTPSVTSHEATNFFPRPLRSNTTCDGDKESDGEDVEADSGNSSEELRKEIMIGLQYQAEIPPYLGRYSDNEKAYENEDHLLWKPDVISESKVKEYLFETSLRTGNENMIGRIPEGLHTRDNEQALYELLKSSHNVKEAIERYCSNGKASQEEMTAWTEEECRSFEHALLIYGKDFHLIQKNKVRTRTVAECVAFYYMWKKSERYDYFAQQTRFGKKRYNHHPGVTDYMDRLVDETEALGGAVHSSALTSNTRTETIPDQQLNILNSITANEFTALTNSVVTACHTSDVNCLDDAFPPMDSLPRAPVNHVPVGTEELLNLPSNGESDCFNLFETGFYHSELNTMNMCSEETERPAKRLKMGIAVPESYMNDVSVNNLGLDFENHTRHITSAKMAVSVAEFSSLSANETNGFINTHTLHQHTALHSE from the exons ATGGCGGAG GCTTCCTTTGGGAGTTCGAGCCCAG ttgGCTCTTTATCGTCTGAGGATCATGACTTTGACCCTTCTGCTGAAATGCTGGTACATGATTATGATGATGAGCGAACTcttgaagaggaggaggaaatgatggaagaaaacaaaaatttcagcTCTGAAATTGAAGATTTAGAAAAG GAAGGAAACATGCCATTGGAAGACTTACTGGCATTCTATGGCTATGAACCCGCAATTCCAGTTATGGCCACTTCCAGTGTGGATAGCTCTCCAAGTGAACTTGCAGATGAACTTCCAGATATGACTCTAGATAAA GAGGAAATAGCTAAAGACCTCTTGTCGGGTGATGATGAAGAAACACAGTCCTCTGCTGACGACTTGACGCCATCAGTTACTTCACATGAGGCTACCAACTTCTTTCCTCGGCCATTAAGAT CAAACACTACGTGTGATGGAGATAAGGAATCGGATGGTGAAGACGTAGAGGCAGACAGTGGTAATTCATCTGAAGAGTTGAGAAAG GAAATCATGATTGGTTTGCAGTATCAGGCTGAAATTCCACCTTACCTTGGCAGATACAGTGATAATGAAAAGG CCTATGAAAATGAAGACCATTTACTCTGGAAACCTGATGTGATCTCAGAAAGTAAAGTTAAAGAATACCTTTTTGAAACCTCCTTAAgaacaggaaatgaaaacatgatTGGTAGAATTCCTGAAGGACTACATACACGGGACAATGAACAA GCACTATATGAACTTCTCAAAAGTAGCCATAATGTTAAAGAAGCAATTGAGAGATACTGCTCAAATGGAAAGGCATCTCAGG AAGAGATGACAGCATGGACAGAAGAAGAATGCAGAAGCTTTGAACATGCACTTCTGATTTATGGAAAAGACTTTCATCTCATACAGAAAAACAAG GTAAGAACCAGAACAGTTGCCGAGTGTGTGGCTTTCTATTACATGTGGAAGAAGTCAGAACGTTATGATTACTTTGCTCAGCAAACAAGATTTGGAAAGAAGAGATATAACCATCATCCAGGAGTTAC GGACTACATGGATCGTTTGGTAGATGAAACAGAAGCTCTTGGTGGAGCAGTACATTCTTCAGCCTTAACATCTAATACTCGAACAGAAACCATTCCTGATCAACAGCTAAACATTCTGAACTCTATCACTGCCAATGAGTTCACAG CATTGACAAACAGTGTAGTTACAGCCTGCCACACTTCAGATGTGAACTGCCTAGATGATGCCTTTCCTCCTATGGACAGCTTACCCCGAGCACCAGTTAATCATGTGCCTGTTGGAACAGAAGAATTGCTTAACTTGCCTAGTAATGGTGAAAgtgattgttttaatttatttgagaCTGGCTTTTATCATTCAGAGCTAAACACAATGAACATGTGCAGTGAGGAGACAGAAAGACCTGCAAAACGATTGAAAATGGGAATTGCTGTCCCAGAATCTTACATGAATGATGTCTCTGTAAATAACCTTGGTTTGGACTTTGAGAACCACACACGCCATATTACCAGTGCCAAAATGGCTGTTTCGGTGGCTGAATTCAGCAGTCTatctgcaaatgaaacaaatggtTTTATCAATACCCACACTCTTCACCAACATACTGCCCTTCACTCAGAATGA